The Rhinopithecus roxellana isolate Shanxi Qingling chromosome 14, ASM756505v1, whole genome shotgun sequence genome includes a window with the following:
- the LYPD6 gene encoding LOW QUALITY PROTEIN: ly6/PLAUR domain-containing protein 6 (The sequence of the model RefSeq protein was modified relative to this genomic sequence to represent the inferred CDS: deleted 1 base in 1 codon), with protein sequence MEPGPALAWLLLLSLLADCLKAAQSRDFTVKDIIYLHPSTTPYPGGFKCFTCEKAADNYECNRWAPDIYCPRETRYCYTQHTMEVTGNSISVTKRCVPLEECLSTGCRDSEHEGHKVCTSCCEGNICNLPLPRNETDATFATTSPINQTNGHPCCMSVIVSCLWLWLGLML encoded by the exons ATGGAACCTGGCCCTGCTCTGGCCTGGCTCCTGCTCCTGAGCCTGCTGGCGGATTGTCTGAAAGCTGCTCAGTCCCGAGATTTCACAGTGAAAGACATTATCTACCTCCACCCTTCAA CCACACCATATCCTGGTGGATTTAAATGTTTCACCTGTGAAAAGGCAGCAGACAATTATGAGTGCAACCGATGGGCTCCAGACATCTACTGCCCTCGAG AGACCAGATACTGCTACACTCAGCACACAATGGAAGTCACAGGAAACAGTATCTCAGTCACCAAACGCTGCGTCCCGCTGGAAGAGTGCTTATCCACTGGCTGCAGAGACTCCGAGCATGAAGGCCACaag gtCTGCACTTCTTGTTGTGAAGGAAATATCTGTAACTTGCCGCTGCCCCGAAATGAAACTGATGCCACATTTGCCACGACGTCACCTATAAATCAGACAAAC GGGCACCCATGCTGTATGTCAGTGATAGTGTCCTGCTTGTGGTTGTGGTTAGGGCTCATGTTATAG